One segment of Meriones unguiculatus strain TT.TT164.6M chromosome 3, Bangor_MerUng_6.1, whole genome shotgun sequence DNA contains the following:
- the Mrto4 gene encoding mRNA turnover protein 4 homolog: protein MPKSKRDKKVSLTKTAKKGLELKQNLIEELRKCVDTYKYLFIFSVANMRNNKLKDIRNAWKHSRMFFGKNKVMMVALGRSPSDEYKDNLHQVSKKLRGEVGLLFTNRTKEEVNEWFTKYTEMDFARAGNKATLTVSLDPGPLKQFPHSMEPQLRQLGLPTTLKKGVVTLLSDYEVCKEGDVLTPEQARVLKLFGYEMAEFKVTIKYMWDAQTGRFQQMDDDLPESAPESEGESEEEDDS, encoded by the exons ATGCCCAAATCCAAGCGAGACAAGAAAG TTTCCTTAACAAAAACTGCCAAGAAAGGCCTGGAACTGAAGCAGAACCTGATAGAAGAG CTTCGGAAATGTGTGGACACCTACAAGTACCTCTTCATCTTCTCTGTGGCCAACATGAGGAACAACAAGCTGAAGGACATCCGGAATGCCTGGAAGCACAGCCG GATGTTCTTTGGCAAAAACAAGGTGATGATGGTGGCCTTGGGTCGAAGCCCATCTGACGAATACAAAGACAACCTGCATCAG gtCAGTAAGAAGTTGAGAGGTGAAGTTGGCCTTCTTTTTACCAACCGCACAAAGGAGGAGGTGAATGA GTGGTTCACCAAGTATACAGAAATGGATTTTGCTCGAGCTGGGAACAAAGCAACTCTAACTGTGAGCCTAGATCCAGGCCCCCTGAAGCAGTTCCCTCATTCCATGGAGCCACAGCTGAGACAGCTGGGCCTGCCCACTACCCTCAAGAAAG GTGTGGTGACCCTGCTATCTGACTACGAAGTATGCAAAGAAGGTGACGTGCTGACCCCAGAGCAGGCCCGTGTCCTG aagctttttgggtATGAGATGGCTGAATTCAAAGTGACCATCAAATACATGTGGGATGCCCAGACtggaagattccagcaaatgGACGATGACCTGCCTGAGAGCGCGCCTGAGTCTGAGGGAGAGTCTGAGGAGGAGGATGACAGCTGA